From a single Providencia hangzhouensis genomic region:
- a CDS encoding helix-turn-helix domain-containing protein: MNWDQERAAEELGVSVRTYKRYEKAQNIAKLIELATFALSTKMTKE, translated from the coding sequence ATGAATTGGGATCAGGAACGCGCGGCTGAAGAACTGGGCGTCAGTGTGCGAACCTATAAACGTTATGAAAAAGCGCAAAACATCGCTAAACTCATTGAGCTAGCGACGTTTGCGTTAAGCACAAAAATGACAAAGGAATAG
- the intI1 gene encoding class 1 integron integrase IntI1, whose amino-acid sequence MKTATAPLPPLRSVKVLDQLRERIRYLHYSLRTEQAYVHWVRAFIRFHGVRHPATLGSSEVEAFLSWLANERKVSVSTHRQALAALLFFYGKVLCTDLPWLQEIGRPRPSRRLPVVLTPDEVVRILGFLEGEHRLFAQLLYGTGMRISEGLQLRVKDLDFDHGTIIVREGKGSKDRALMLPESLAPSLREQLSRARAWWLKDQAEGRSGVALPDALERKYPRAGHSWPWFWVFAQHTHSTDPRSGVVRRHHMYDQTFQRAFKRAVEQAGITKPATPHTLRHSFATALLRSGYDIRTVQDLLGHSDVSTTMIYTHVLKVGGAGVRSPLDALPPLTSER is encoded by the coding sequence ATGAAAACCGCCACTGCGCCGTTACCACCGCTGCGTTCGGTCAAGGTTCTGGACCAGTTGCGTGAGCGCATACGCTACTTGCATTACAGTTTACGAACCGAACAGGCTTATGTCCACTGGGTTCGTGCCTTCATCCGTTTCCACGGTGTGCGTCACCCGGCAACCTTGGGCAGCAGCGAAGTCGAGGCATTTCTGTCCTGGCTGGCGAACGAGCGCAAGGTTTCGGTCTCCACGCATCGTCAGGCATTGGCGGCCTTGCTGTTCTTCTACGGCAAGGTGCTGTGCACGGATCTGCCCTGGCTTCAGGAGATCGGAAGACCTCGGCCGTCGCGGCGCTTGCCGGTGGTGCTGACCCCGGATGAAGTGGTTCGCATCCTCGGTTTTCTGGAAGGCGAGCATCGTTTGTTCGCCCAGCTTCTGTATGGAACGGGCATGCGGATCAGTGAGGGTTTGCAACTGCGGGTCAAGGATCTGGATTTCGATCACGGCACGATCATCGTGCGGGAGGGCAAGGGCTCCAAGGATCGGGCCTTGATGTTACCCGAGAGCTTGGCACCCAGCCTGCGCGAGCAGCTGTCGCGTGCACGGGCATGGTGGCTGAAGGACCAGGCCGAGGGCCGCAGCGGCGTTGCGCTTCCCGACGCCCTTGAGCGGAAGTATCCGCGCGCCGGGCATTCCTGGCCGTGGTTCTGGGTTTTTGCGCAGCACACGCATTCGACCGATCCACGGAGCGGTGTCGTGCGTCGCCATCACATGTATGACCAGACCTTTCAGCGCGCCTTCAAACGTGCCGTAGAACAAGCAGGCATCACGAAGCCCGCCACACCGCACACCCTCCGCCACTCGTTCGCGACGGCCTTGCTCCGCAGCGGTTACGACATTCGAACCGTGCAGGATCTGCTCGGCCATTCCGACGTCTCTACGACGATGATTTACACGCATGTGCTGAAAGTTGGCGGTGCCGGAGTGCGCTCACCGCTTGATGCGCTGCCGCCCCTCACTAGTGAGAGGTAG
- a CDS encoding IS91 family transposase translates to MYIPRPTKLLFQYDDGWNRFIDNNTVDEWQLISVEKMLACSTCAMGVRRYCCSSPECTHSRFFCQTCKSKACSACGLKGTEQWIAQQRHILPDCEWQHITLTMPHLLWPFFNNNWALLNQLFRCATRAMLKHAKRLGLEIGIFCALHTYGRQLNQHPHIHLSVTRGGLTKYDTWKPIFFKKKDVEKVWRSAVIRLLRDSYFQLQPNTLQGFGHIRDYPTWCRYLNAQFQRYWKLHFAKKTRGAWHNVKYLGRYLKRPPISASQLKHYSGGTVVHHYYDHHSQQYRRQTLSQEEMIRRYVNHIPARHFKMIRYYGFLANRKRGSLLPKVYDALDIMSPSVPEKPGFAALMKGFLNTDPYQCILCGNRLRFMSAEKGIHAATLLSERRDKMAKKRWLQTAA, encoded by the coding sequence ATGTATATTCCCAGACCCACTAAACTGCTCTTTCAATACGATGACGGATGGAACCGCTTCATTGATAACAACACCGTCGATGAATGGCAACTCATCTCTGTCGAAAAGATGCTCGCCTGCAGCACCTGTGCGATGGGCGTTCGCCGTTATTGCTGTTCTTCTCCTGAATGCACCCATTCTCGTTTCTTTTGCCAAACCTGTAAATCCAAAGCCTGCAGTGCCTGTGGCCTCAAAGGCACCGAACAATGGATTGCCCAACAACGGCATATTTTGCCAGATTGCGAGTGGCAACACATCACTCTCACTATGCCTCACCTGCTTTGGCCTTTCTTTAACAACAACTGGGCCTTACTTAATCAACTTTTTCGCTGCGCCACTCGTGCCATGCTCAAACACGCCAAGCGCCTTGGCCTCGAAATTGGTATTTTTTGTGCGCTACATACTTATGGTCGCCAACTCAATCAACATCCACACATTCATTTATCGGTGACACGAGGCGGACTCACAAAATATGACACCTGGAAACCCATTTTTTTCAAAAAGAAAGACGTCGAAAAAGTCTGGCGCAGCGCGGTCATTCGGCTTCTTCGAGATAGCTATTTTCAGCTACAACCCAACACATTACAGGGCTTCGGGCATATTCGGGATTATCCGACCTGGTGTCGTTACCTCAATGCCCAGTTTCAGCGTTATTGGAAACTCCATTTTGCCAAAAAGACACGAGGGGCTTGGCACAATGTAAAATATCTGGGCCGATACCTAAAACGTCCGCCTATCTCGGCTTCCCAACTGAAACATTACAGCGGGGGCACAGTAGTGCATCATTATTATGACCACCATAGCCAACAATACCGACGACAAACCTTATCCCAAGAAGAAATGATACGACGTTATGTCAATCATATCCCTGCCCGACATTTTAAGATGATCCGCTATTACGGTTTTTTAGCCAATCGCAAACGCGGCAGTTTATTACCTAAAGTGTATGATGCGTTGGACATCATGTCCCCTAGCGTACCCGAAAAACCAGGCTTTGCCGCACTGATGAAAGGGTTTTTAAACACAGATCCGTACCAATGTATTTTATGTGGAAACCGACTGCGATTTATGAGTGCGGAAAAAGGCATACACGCAGCCACTTTACTGTCTGAAAGGCGGGATAAAATGGCCAAAAAACGATGGTTACAAACCGCGGCCTAG
- a CDS encoding inhibitor-resistant extended-spectrum class A beta-lactamase VEB-1, translated as MKIVKRILLVLLSLFFTIVYSNAQTDNLTLKIENVLKAKNARIGVAIFNSNEKDTLKINNDFHFPMQSVMKFPIALAVLSEIDKGNLSFEQKIEITPQDLLPKTWSPIKEEFPNGTTLTIEQILNYTVSESDNIGCDILLKLIGGTDSVQKFLNANHFTDISIKANEEQMHKDWNTQYQNWATPTAMNKLLIDTYNNKNQLLSKKSYDFIWKIMRETTTGSNRLKGQLPKNTIVAHKTGTSGINNGIAAATNDVGVITLPNGQLIFISVFVAESKETSEINEKIISDIAKITWNYYLNK; from the coding sequence ATGAAAATCGTAAAAAGGATATTATTAGTATTGTTAAGTTTATTTTTTACAATTGTGTATTCAAATGCTCAAACTGACAACTTAACTTTGAAAATTGAGAATGTTTTAAAGGCAAAAAATGCCAGAATAGGAGTAGCAATATTCAACAGCAATGAGAAGGATACTTTGAAGATTAATAACGACTTCCATTTCCCGATGCAAAGCGTTATGAAATTTCCGATTGCTTTAGCCGTTTTGTCTGAGATAGATAAAGGGAATCTTTCTTTTGAACAAAAAATAGAGATTACCCCTCAAGACCTTTTGCCTAAAACGTGGAGTCCGATTAAAGAGGAATTCCCTAATGGAACAACTTTGACGATTGAACAAATACTAAATTATACAGTATCAGAGAGCGACAATATTGGTTGTGATATTTTGCTAAAATTAATCGGAGGAACTGATTCTGTTCAAAAATTCTTGAATGCTAATCATTTCACTGATATTTCAATCAAAGCAAACGAAGAACAAATGCACAAGGATTGGAATACCCAATATCAAAATTGGGCAACCCCAACAGCGATGAACAAACTGTTAATAGATACTTATAATAATAAGAACCAATTACTTTCTAAAAAAAGTTATGATTTTATTTGGAAAATTATGAGAGAAACAACAACAGGAAGTAACCGATTAAAAGGACAATTACCAAAGAATACAATTGTTGCTCATAAAACAGGGACTTCCGGAATAAATAATGGAATTGCAGCAGCCACTAATGATGTTGGGGTAATTACTTTACCGAATGGACAATTAATTTTTATAAGCGTATTTGTTGCAGAGTCCAAAGAAAC